A genomic stretch from Rhineura floridana isolate rRhiFlo1 chromosome 18, rRhiFlo1.hap2, whole genome shotgun sequence includes:
- the NCLN gene encoding BOS complex subunit NCLN isoform X2 produces the protein MLEEAGEEVLGSVLLKASCLPLSFLLVLPAVLLLLLGPPPADAAHEFTVYRMQQYELAGQPYGTRNAVLNTEARTVEADVLSRRCVMMRLMDFSYEQYQKALRQSAGAVVIILPQSMSSVPQDVIRQFMEIEPEMLAMETIVPVYFAVEDEELLSIYEQTQAASASQGSASAAEVLLHTATANGFQMVTSGAQSKAVSDWLITSVEGRLTGLGGEDLPTIAVVAHYDSFGVAPWLSHGADSNGSGVAVLLELARLFSRLYTYKRTHAGYNLLFFASGGGKFNYQGTKRWLEDNLDHTDSSLLQDNVAFVLCLDTLGRGNSLHLHVSKPPKEGTLQHAFLKELELVVASQFPEVRFSMVHKKINLAEDMLAWEHERFAIRRLPAFTVSHLESHRDGLRKSIMDVRSAAGTRVDPKILTRNTHIIVEALTRVIYNLTEKGVPADLQIFTEQMIQQEQMESVMDWLASQPRAAQLLDKDSTFINSLEYSMSRYLKDVKQHHVKADKRDPEFVFYDQLKQIMNAYRVKPAIFDLLLALCIAAYLGVAYIAVQHFGLLYKLVQRLSLKSKQQ, from the exons ATGCTGGAGGAGGCCGGCGAGGAGGTGCTGGGCTCGGTGCTGCTGAAGGCCTCCTGCCTGCCGCTGAGCTTCCTGCTGGTGCTGCCCgccgtgctgctgctgctgctgggcccgCCGCCCGCCGACGCCGCCCACGAGTTCACCGTCTACCGCATGCAGCAGTACGAGCTGGCCGGGCAGCCCTACG GCACCCGGAATGCCGTGCTAAACACGGAGGCGCGCACAGTGGAGGCGGATGTCCTGAGCCGCCGCTGCGTGATGATGCGGCTAATGGACTTCTCCTATGAACAGTACCAGAAGGCGCTTCGGCAGTCAGCCGGCGCCGTGGTGATCATCCTGCCGCAGAGCATGTCTTCGGTGCCTCAGGATGTCATCCGG CAATTCATGGAAATCGAGCCAGAAATGCTGGCTATGGAGACCATTGTGCCGGTCTATTTTGCCGTGGAAGACGAGGAGCTCCTCTCAATCTACGAGCAAACGCAGGCGGCTTCTGCATCGCAAGGCTCCGCCTCAGCTGCCGAAG TGCTTTTACACACGGCAACTGCCAACGGCTTCCAGATGGTGACCAGTGGGGCTCAAAGCAAAGCAGTCAGCGACTGGCTCATCACCAGCGTGGAG GGTCGGCTGACTGGTCTGGGAGGAGAGGACCTGCCTACTATTGCCGTAGTAGCTCACTACGACTCTTTTGGAGTTGCCCCG TGGCTCTCCCATGGCGCCGACTCCAATGGTAGCGGGGTCGCTGTGCTCTTGGAATTGGCCAGACTCTTCTCCCGCCTCTACACCTACAAACGGACCCACGCTGG GTACAACCTGCTCTTCTTTGCATCCGGAGGTGGCAAGTTCAACTATCAAGGGACGAAGCGGTGGCTGGAAGACAACTTGGATCACACAG ATTCCAGTTTGCTGCAAGACAACGTGGCCTTTGTCCTCTGCCTGGACACTCTGGGGAGAGGGAACAGCCTTCACTTGCATGTCTCAAAGCCTCCAAAGGAAGGGACCCTTCAGCACGCTTTTCTGAAGGAGCTGGAACTG gtggttgccagccagttCCCAGAGGTGAGGTTCTCCATGGTGCACAAGAAAATCAACCTGGCAGAAGACATGCTGGCCTGGGAGCACGAGCGCTTTGCCATCCGCCGCCTCCCAGCCTTCACCGTCTCCCACCTCGAGAGCCACCGAGATGGCCTGCGCAAGAGCATCATGGACGTGAGGTCAGCTGCTGG GACACGGGTTGACCCCAAAATTCTCACCCGCAACACCCACATCATTGTGGAGGCATTGACACGGGTTATCTACAACCTAACAGAAAAG GGAGTGCCTGCTGACCTCCAGATCTTCACAGAGCAGATG ATCCAACAGGAACAGATGGAGTCGGTGATGGACTGGCTCGCCAGCCAGCCGAGGGCCGCCCAGCTGCTCGACAAAGACAGCACGTTTATCAACAGTCTAGAATACTCGATGAGCCGCTACCTCAAAGATGTCAAGCAGCATCACGTGAAGGCAGACAAGCG GGATCCTGAGTTCGTTTTCTATGACCAGTTGAAGCAAATAATGAACGCATACAG GGTCAAGCCTGCCATCTTCGACCTCCTCCTGGCTCTCTGCATAGCCGCCTACCTTGGAGTGGCCTACATTGCTGTCCAA cacTTCGGTCTCCTTTACAAGCTGGTGCAGAGGCTATCCCTGAAATCCAAACAGCAATGA
- the NCLN gene encoding BOS complex subunit NCLN isoform X4, which yields MLEEAGEEVLGSVLLKASCLPLSFLLVLPAVLLLLLGPPPADAAHEFTVYRMQQYELAGQPYGTRNAVLNTEARTVEADVLSRRCVMMRLMDFSYEQYQKALRQSAGAVVIILPQSMSSVPQDVIRQFMEIEPEMLAMETIVPVYFAVEDEELLSIYEQTQAASASQGSASAAEVLLHTATANGFQMVTSGAQSKAVSDWLITSVEGRLTGLGGEDLPTIAVVAHYDSFGVAPWLSHGADSNGSGVAVLLELARLFSRLYTYKRTHAGYNLLFFASGGGKFNYQGTKRWLEDNLDHTDSSLLQDNVAFVLCLDTLGRGNSLHLHVSKPPKEGTLQHAFLKELELVVASQFPEVRFSMVHKKINLAEDMLAWEHERFAIRRLPAFTVSHLESHRDGLRKSIMDVRTRVDPKILTRNTHIIVEALTRVIYNLTEKGVPADLQIFTEQMIQQEQMESVMDWLASQPRAAQLLDKDSTFINSLEYSMSRYLKDVKQHHVKADKRDPEFVFYDQLKQIMNAYRVKPAIFDLLLALCIAAYLGVAYIAVQHFGLLYKLVQRLSLKSKQQ from the exons ATGCTGGAGGAGGCCGGCGAGGAGGTGCTGGGCTCGGTGCTGCTGAAGGCCTCCTGCCTGCCGCTGAGCTTCCTGCTGGTGCTGCCCgccgtgctgctgctgctgctgggcccgCCGCCCGCCGACGCCGCCCACGAGTTCACCGTCTACCGCATGCAGCAGTACGAGCTGGCCGGGCAGCCCTACG GCACCCGGAATGCCGTGCTAAACACGGAGGCGCGCACAGTGGAGGCGGATGTCCTGAGCCGCCGCTGCGTGATGATGCGGCTAATGGACTTCTCCTATGAACAGTACCAGAAGGCGCTTCGGCAGTCAGCCGGCGCCGTGGTGATCATCCTGCCGCAGAGCATGTCTTCGGTGCCTCAGGATGTCATCCGG CAATTCATGGAAATCGAGCCAGAAATGCTGGCTATGGAGACCATTGTGCCGGTCTATTTTGCCGTGGAAGACGAGGAGCTCCTCTCAATCTACGAGCAAACGCAGGCGGCTTCTGCATCGCAAGGCTCCGCCTCAGCTGCCGAAG TGCTTTTACACACGGCAACTGCCAACGGCTTCCAGATGGTGACCAGTGGGGCTCAAAGCAAAGCAGTCAGCGACTGGCTCATCACCAGCGTGGAG GGTCGGCTGACTGGTCTGGGAGGAGAGGACCTGCCTACTATTGCCGTAGTAGCTCACTACGACTCTTTTGGAGTTGCCCCG TGGCTCTCCCATGGCGCCGACTCCAATGGTAGCGGGGTCGCTGTGCTCTTGGAATTGGCCAGACTCTTCTCCCGCCTCTACACCTACAAACGGACCCACGCTGG GTACAACCTGCTCTTCTTTGCATCCGGAGGTGGCAAGTTCAACTATCAAGGGACGAAGCGGTGGCTGGAAGACAACTTGGATCACACAG ATTCCAGTTTGCTGCAAGACAACGTGGCCTTTGTCCTCTGCCTGGACACTCTGGGGAGAGGGAACAGCCTTCACTTGCATGTCTCAAAGCCTCCAAAGGAAGGGACCCTTCAGCACGCTTTTCTGAAGGAGCTGGAACTG gtggttgccagccagttCCCAGAGGTGAGGTTCTCCATGGTGCACAAGAAAATCAACCTGGCAGAAGACATGCTGGCCTGGGAGCACGAGCGCTTTGCCATCCGCCGCCTCCCAGCCTTCACCGTCTCCCACCTCGAGAGCCACCGAGATGGCCTGCGCAAGAGCATCATGGACGTGAG GACACGGGTTGACCCCAAAATTCTCACCCGCAACACCCACATCATTGTGGAGGCATTGACACGGGTTATCTACAACCTAACAGAAAAG GGAGTGCCTGCTGACCTCCAGATCTTCACAGAGCAGATG ATCCAACAGGAACAGATGGAGTCGGTGATGGACTGGCTCGCCAGCCAGCCGAGGGCCGCCCAGCTGCTCGACAAAGACAGCACGTTTATCAACAGTCTAGAATACTCGATGAGCCGCTACCTCAAAGATGTCAAGCAGCATCACGTGAAGGCAGACAAGCG GGATCCTGAGTTCGTTTTCTATGACCAGTTGAAGCAAATAATGAACGCATACAG GGTCAAGCCTGCCATCTTCGACCTCCTCCTGGCTCTCTGCATAGCCGCCTACCTTGGAGTGGCCTACATTGCTGTCCAA cacTTCGGTCTCCTTTACAAGCTGGTGCAGAGGCTATCCCTGAAATCCAAACAGCAATGA
- the NCLN gene encoding BOS complex subunit NCLN isoform X1 — protein sequence MLEEAGEEVLGSVLLKASCLPLSFLLVLPAVLLLLLGPPPADAAHEFTVYRMQQYELAGQPYGTRNAVLNTEARTVEADVLSRRCVMMRLMDFSYEQYQKALRQSAGAVVIILPQSMSSVPQDVIRQFMEIEPEMLAMETIVPVYFAVEDEELLSIYEQTQAASASQGSASAAEVLLHTATANGFQMVTSGAQSKAVSDWLITSVEGRLTGLGGEDLPTIAVVAHYDSFGVAPWLSHGADSNGSGVAVLLELARLFSRLYTYKRTHAGYNLLFFASGGGKFNYQGTKRWLEDNLDHTDSSLLQDNVAFVLCLDTLGRGNSLHLHVSKPPKEGTLQHAFLKELELVVASQFPEVRFSMVHKKINLAEDMLAWEHERFAIRRLPAFTVSHLESHRDGLRKSIMDVRSAAGTRVDPKILTRNTHIIVEALTRVIYNLTEKGVPADLQIFTEQMQIQQEQMESVMDWLASQPRAAQLLDKDSTFINSLEYSMSRYLKDVKQHHVKADKRDPEFVFYDQLKQIMNAYRVKPAIFDLLLALCIAAYLGVAYIAVQHFGLLYKLVQRLSLKSKQQ from the exons ATGCTGGAGGAGGCCGGCGAGGAGGTGCTGGGCTCGGTGCTGCTGAAGGCCTCCTGCCTGCCGCTGAGCTTCCTGCTGGTGCTGCCCgccgtgctgctgctgctgctgggcccgCCGCCCGCCGACGCCGCCCACGAGTTCACCGTCTACCGCATGCAGCAGTACGAGCTGGCCGGGCAGCCCTACG GCACCCGGAATGCCGTGCTAAACACGGAGGCGCGCACAGTGGAGGCGGATGTCCTGAGCCGCCGCTGCGTGATGATGCGGCTAATGGACTTCTCCTATGAACAGTACCAGAAGGCGCTTCGGCAGTCAGCCGGCGCCGTGGTGATCATCCTGCCGCAGAGCATGTCTTCGGTGCCTCAGGATGTCATCCGG CAATTCATGGAAATCGAGCCAGAAATGCTGGCTATGGAGACCATTGTGCCGGTCTATTTTGCCGTGGAAGACGAGGAGCTCCTCTCAATCTACGAGCAAACGCAGGCGGCTTCTGCATCGCAAGGCTCCGCCTCAGCTGCCGAAG TGCTTTTACACACGGCAACTGCCAACGGCTTCCAGATGGTGACCAGTGGGGCTCAAAGCAAAGCAGTCAGCGACTGGCTCATCACCAGCGTGGAG GGTCGGCTGACTGGTCTGGGAGGAGAGGACCTGCCTACTATTGCCGTAGTAGCTCACTACGACTCTTTTGGAGTTGCCCCG TGGCTCTCCCATGGCGCCGACTCCAATGGTAGCGGGGTCGCTGTGCTCTTGGAATTGGCCAGACTCTTCTCCCGCCTCTACACCTACAAACGGACCCACGCTGG GTACAACCTGCTCTTCTTTGCATCCGGAGGTGGCAAGTTCAACTATCAAGGGACGAAGCGGTGGCTGGAAGACAACTTGGATCACACAG ATTCCAGTTTGCTGCAAGACAACGTGGCCTTTGTCCTCTGCCTGGACACTCTGGGGAGAGGGAACAGCCTTCACTTGCATGTCTCAAAGCCTCCAAAGGAAGGGACCCTTCAGCACGCTTTTCTGAAGGAGCTGGAACTG gtggttgccagccagttCCCAGAGGTGAGGTTCTCCATGGTGCACAAGAAAATCAACCTGGCAGAAGACATGCTGGCCTGGGAGCACGAGCGCTTTGCCATCCGCCGCCTCCCAGCCTTCACCGTCTCCCACCTCGAGAGCCACCGAGATGGCCTGCGCAAGAGCATCATGGACGTGAGGTCAGCTGCTGG GACACGGGTTGACCCCAAAATTCTCACCCGCAACACCCACATCATTGTGGAGGCATTGACACGGGTTATCTACAACCTAACAGAAAAG GGAGTGCCTGCTGACCTCCAGATCTTCACAGAGCAGATG CAGATCCAACAGGAACAGATGGAGTCGGTGATGGACTGGCTCGCCAGCCAGCCGAGGGCCGCCCAGCTGCTCGACAAAGACAGCACGTTTATCAACAGTCTAGAATACTCGATGAGCCGCTACCTCAAAGATGTCAAGCAGCATCACGTGAAGGCAGACAAGCG GGATCCTGAGTTCGTTTTCTATGACCAGTTGAAGCAAATAATGAACGCATACAG GGTCAAGCCTGCCATCTTCGACCTCCTCCTGGCTCTCTGCATAGCCGCCTACCTTGGAGTGGCCTACATTGCTGTCCAA cacTTCGGTCTCCTTTACAAGCTGGTGCAGAGGCTATCCCTGAAATCCAAACAGCAATGA
- the NCLN gene encoding BOS complex subunit NCLN isoform X3: protein MLEEAGEEVLGSVLLKASCLPLSFLLVLPAVLLLLLGPPPADAAHEFTVYRMQQYELAGQPYGTRNAVLNTEARTVEADVLSRRCVMMRLMDFSYEQYQKALRQSAGAVVIILPQSMSSVPQDVIRQFMEIEPEMLAMETIVPVYFAVEDEELLSIYEQTQAASASQGSASAAEVLLHTATANGFQMVTSGAQSKAVSDWLITSVEGRLTGLGGEDLPTIAVVAHYDSFGVAPWLSHGADSNGSGVAVLLELARLFSRLYTYKRTHAGYNLLFFASGGGKFNYQGTKRWLEDNLDHTDSSLLQDNVAFVLCLDTLGRGNSLHLHVSKPPKEGTLQHAFLKELELVVASQFPEVRFSMVHKKINLAEDMLAWEHERFAIRRLPAFTVSHLESHRDGLRKSIMDVRTRVDPKILTRNTHIIVEALTRVIYNLTEKGVPADLQIFTEQMQIQQEQMESVMDWLASQPRAAQLLDKDSTFINSLEYSMSRYLKDVKQHHVKADKRDPEFVFYDQLKQIMNAYRVKPAIFDLLLALCIAAYLGVAYIAVQHFGLLYKLVQRLSLKSKQQ from the exons ATGCTGGAGGAGGCCGGCGAGGAGGTGCTGGGCTCGGTGCTGCTGAAGGCCTCCTGCCTGCCGCTGAGCTTCCTGCTGGTGCTGCCCgccgtgctgctgctgctgctgggcccgCCGCCCGCCGACGCCGCCCACGAGTTCACCGTCTACCGCATGCAGCAGTACGAGCTGGCCGGGCAGCCCTACG GCACCCGGAATGCCGTGCTAAACACGGAGGCGCGCACAGTGGAGGCGGATGTCCTGAGCCGCCGCTGCGTGATGATGCGGCTAATGGACTTCTCCTATGAACAGTACCAGAAGGCGCTTCGGCAGTCAGCCGGCGCCGTGGTGATCATCCTGCCGCAGAGCATGTCTTCGGTGCCTCAGGATGTCATCCGG CAATTCATGGAAATCGAGCCAGAAATGCTGGCTATGGAGACCATTGTGCCGGTCTATTTTGCCGTGGAAGACGAGGAGCTCCTCTCAATCTACGAGCAAACGCAGGCGGCTTCTGCATCGCAAGGCTCCGCCTCAGCTGCCGAAG TGCTTTTACACACGGCAACTGCCAACGGCTTCCAGATGGTGACCAGTGGGGCTCAAAGCAAAGCAGTCAGCGACTGGCTCATCACCAGCGTGGAG GGTCGGCTGACTGGTCTGGGAGGAGAGGACCTGCCTACTATTGCCGTAGTAGCTCACTACGACTCTTTTGGAGTTGCCCCG TGGCTCTCCCATGGCGCCGACTCCAATGGTAGCGGGGTCGCTGTGCTCTTGGAATTGGCCAGACTCTTCTCCCGCCTCTACACCTACAAACGGACCCACGCTGG GTACAACCTGCTCTTCTTTGCATCCGGAGGTGGCAAGTTCAACTATCAAGGGACGAAGCGGTGGCTGGAAGACAACTTGGATCACACAG ATTCCAGTTTGCTGCAAGACAACGTGGCCTTTGTCCTCTGCCTGGACACTCTGGGGAGAGGGAACAGCCTTCACTTGCATGTCTCAAAGCCTCCAAAGGAAGGGACCCTTCAGCACGCTTTTCTGAAGGAGCTGGAACTG gtggttgccagccagttCCCAGAGGTGAGGTTCTCCATGGTGCACAAGAAAATCAACCTGGCAGAAGACATGCTGGCCTGGGAGCACGAGCGCTTTGCCATCCGCCGCCTCCCAGCCTTCACCGTCTCCCACCTCGAGAGCCACCGAGATGGCCTGCGCAAGAGCATCATGGACGTGAG GACACGGGTTGACCCCAAAATTCTCACCCGCAACACCCACATCATTGTGGAGGCATTGACACGGGTTATCTACAACCTAACAGAAAAG GGAGTGCCTGCTGACCTCCAGATCTTCACAGAGCAGATG CAGATCCAACAGGAACAGATGGAGTCGGTGATGGACTGGCTCGCCAGCCAGCCGAGGGCCGCCCAGCTGCTCGACAAAGACAGCACGTTTATCAACAGTCTAGAATACTCGATGAGCCGCTACCTCAAAGATGTCAAGCAGCATCACGTGAAGGCAGACAAGCG GGATCCTGAGTTCGTTTTCTATGACCAGTTGAAGCAAATAATGAACGCATACAG GGTCAAGCCTGCCATCTTCGACCTCCTCCTGGCTCTCTGCATAGCCGCCTACCTTGGAGTGGCCTACATTGCTGTCCAA cacTTCGGTCTCCTTTACAAGCTGGTGCAGAGGCTATCCCTGAAATCCAAACAGCAATGA
- the LOC133372402 gene encoding activated RNA polymerase II transcriptional coactivator p15-like gives MPKAKGRVEMTSTDSGSEEEAENDRKKKLVHSNPAKRAKMEPKLQSRPAAKNPNPESPEEGMFQIGKLRYVHVSLFKGKVLVDLREFFIDKAGDMKPGRKGISLSAEQWINLKEIIPEIDAAVKKF, from the exons ATGCCAAAAGCAAAGGGTCGTGTAGAAATGACCTCTACAGATAGCGGATCTGAGGAGGAGGCTGAGAATGACAGG AAGAAGAAGCTGGTACATTCGAACCCAGCAAAGAGAGCGAAAATGGAGCCCAAGTTGCAATCAAGACCAGCAGCTAAGAATCCTAACCCGGAGAGCCCAGAGGAAGGCATGTTTCAG aTAGGAAAGCTGCGTTATGTCCATGTGTCCCTTTTTAAGGGGAAGGTCCTGGTAGATCTCCGAGAATTCTTTATCGATAAGGCTGGTGATATGAAACCTGGGAGGAAAG GGATTTCCCTCTCTGCTGAACAatggatcaacttgaaggaaaTTATTCCGGAAATTGATGCAGCCGTCAAGAAATTCTAA